The genomic interval TGTCCAAGAAGGTGAGCTCGTCAGCGCCTTGGTCGTTGTAGCGTGCCGCGATTTCCACAGGGTCGCCTGCATCGCGCAGCTCGACAAAGTTGACGCCTTTGACGACGCGACCGCCGGTCACGTCGAGGCAAGGAATGATGCGCTTAGCAAGCATAGAGGTCCAAAGAGTTCTTCAAGAAACGGTCAAACGCTGCCAGCCAACCCATTGGCCACCAGCGGAGATTGAGATGGGTTCAAACACCTGCGCGGCTTCCACGCACAGCATGCGCGCAAAGCCGTGGGCGGGCATGTCGGCCAGTGCGGCGCACTTGCCCTCGCCCGGGTTCCACACCACTGAGTTGGCCCATGAGGGGCTTTGCTCAATTTGCAGGGTGCTTGTGCCGTCTTGCAGGTGCAGTGGGTTGGCCGCCGAGTCATACACGCGGTCAAACTCGCCATCAAAGTACAGCGCCTCGTCGGCCAAACCATGCACATCAGCAACAGCGTCCCACTCGGGGCGGCCACCCAAGCCACGCAGCTCGGTCAGGTCAATGTCATCGACGGCTAGGTACGTGTGCAGTGCGCCAGTGAAGTGCAAATCGTTTTGCGCTTCGGTGTTGTTAACGGTCAGCGTGAGGGTCAGCTGGCCGGGCGCCAACGCCACGCGCAGCACGGCCACAAAGGCTTGTTGCCAAATGGCGAGCGTGTCGGCGTTGGTGCTGAGGGTGAAGTCGATGTGGGCGGCGTCACCGCTGGCCACGGCCTCACCGGCTACCCAGCTCATGTTGCGCGCAAAACCATGTTTAGGCAAAGTGCCACGTTGGTTGAACTGGGGGAAGCACACCGGCACACCACCACGGATGGCGGCTTGGCCATCCCACAGGTTGTTGGGGCTTAAAAACAAACGCTCGCGGCCTTGGCTGACCCACGACAACACATGCGCGCCTTGCAAAGCCACCAGCACGGTGTCGCCGCAAGGCAGGGTCAGGCGCTGGCAGGCAAGGCCTTGGTGAAGCTCACCGCAGGCCGCGCTACCGGCGGCTGTGGCATTAGCCATTGAGTTCGTCAGCGCGGGCTTGGGCTTTTGCAAAGTCCAAATCACCACTGTAAATGGCGCGACCGCAAATCACGCCCTCCACGCCCTCGCCTTCCACGGCGCACAACTGTTCGATGTCGGCCATGTTGGACAAACCGCCAGAGGCGATGATGGGAATCGACACGGCTTGTGCCAGCTTGACCGTGGCGTCGATGTTGATACCCGTCAGCATCCCATCGCGACCGATGTCGGTGTAGATGATGGATTCGACGCCATAGTCTTCAAACTTCTTGCCGAGGTCGGCCACATCGTGACCGGTGAGCTTGCTCCAACCATCGGTGGCAACCTTGCCGTCTTTGGCGTCAAGACCCACGATGATGTGACCGCCAAAGGCAGCGCACGCATCTTTCAAGAAGCCGGGGTTCTTCACGGCAGCGGTGCCAATGATGACGTAGCGCAAGCCTGCGTCGATGTATTTTTCAATCGTATCGAGGTCGCGGATGCCGCCACCCAACTGCACGGGAATGTCGTGGCCCACGGCTTTCAAAATGGCTTTGATGGCCGCTTTGTTTTGTGGCGTACCGGCGAAAGCGCCGTTCAAGTCCACCAAGTGCAGGCGGCGCGCGCCTTTGGCCACCCAGTTGAGCGCCATTTGCGCTGGGTCTTCACCGAAGGTGGTGGATTGCTCCATGTCACCTTGTTTGAGGCGCACGCAATGTCCGTCTTTGAGGTCGATGGCGGGAATTAAATACATGATGGCGTTAAAAGTTCAAGGGTTCCAGTGCAGAAAGTTGCGGTACAGGGCCAAGCCATGCGCCGCGCTTTTTTCCGGGTGAAATTGTGTCGCAAAAATGTTGTCGCGGGCCACGGCACATGTAAAAAGGCCGCCGTAGTCAGTTTGGGCCGCGCTGTGCTCTGGATTGGCAGGGCGGGCGTAGAAACTGTGCACGAAATAGAAGTAGCTGCCGTCGGGCACATCGGTCCACATGAAGTGCGGACGTGTGGGCTGCACTTGGTTCCAGCCCATTTGCGGCACCTTGAAGCGGCTTCCGTCGGGTTGTGTGCGGCCGGCCAAATCAAACTTCACCACCTCGCCGGGAATCAGACCTAAGCCGGGCGTGTCGCCCTCGGCGCTGTGGTCGAGCATCATTTGCATCCCCACACACACGCCAAACAAAGGTTTTTTGTGGGCAGCGTCCATGACCGCATCAAACATGCCGGACTCGCGCAACTCGCGCATGCAATCAGGCATGGCGCCTTGGCCGGGCAAGACCACGCGGTGCGCGTCGCGCACCACCTGCGGATCAGACGTGACCACCACTTCGGCATGGTCGACCAGAGAAGCCGCATGCATCACCGCCTGCGCCACAGAGCGCAGGTTGCCCATGCCGTAATCAACGACTGCGACTTTGTTGGTCACAGGCTTCCCTTGGTGGAAGGAATCATGCCGGCTGAGCGTGGGTCCAATTCCAAAGCAGCACGCAAGGCACGCGCAAACGCTTTGAACACCGTCTCAGCTTGGTGATGCGCGTTCTCGCCGCGCAAGTTGTCGATGTGCAAGGTCACGAAGGCGTGGTTCACAAAGCCTTGGAAAAACTCAAACGCCAATTGGCTGTCGAACTCGCC from Limnohabitans curvus carries:
- the hisA gene encoding 1-(5-phosphoribosyl)-5-[(5-phosphoribosylamino)methylideneamino]imidazole-4-carboxamide isomerase, encoding MYLIPAIDLKDGHCVRLKQGDMEQSTTFGEDPAQMALNWVAKGARRLHLVDLNGAFAGTPQNKAAIKAILKAVGHDIPVQLGGGIRDLDTIEKYIDAGLRYVIIGTAAVKNPGFLKDACAAFGGHIIVGLDAKDGKVATDGWSKLTGHDVADLGKKFEDYGVESIIYTDIGRDGMLTGINIDATVKLAQAVSIPIIASGGLSNMADIEQLCAVEGEGVEGVICGRAIYSGDLDFAKAQARADELNG
- a CDS encoding D-hexose-6-phosphate mutarotase, coding for MANATAAGSAACGELHQGLACQRLTLPCGDTVLVALQGAHVLSWVSQGRERLFLSPNNLWDGQAAIRGGVPVCFPQFNQRGTLPKHGFARNMSWVAGEAVASGDAAHIDFTLSTNADTLAIWQQAFVAVLRVALAPGQLTLTLTVNNTEAQNDLHFTGALHTYLAVDDIDLTELRGLGGRPEWDAVADVHGLADEALYFDGEFDRVYDSAANPLHLQDGTSTLQIEQSPSWANSVVWNPGEGKCAALADMPAHGFARMLCVEAAQVFEPISISAGGQWVGWQRLTVS
- the hisH gene encoding imidazole glycerol phosphate synthase subunit HisH gives rise to the protein MTNKVAVVDYGMGNLRSVAQAVMHAASLVDHAEVVVTSDPQVVRDAHRVVLPGQGAMPDCMRELRESGMFDAVMDAAHKKPLFGVCVGMQMMLDHSAEGDTPGLGLIPGEVVKFDLAGRTQPDGSRFKVPQMGWNQVQPTRPHFMWTDVPDGSYFYFVHSFYARPANPEHSAAQTDYGGLFTCAVARDNIFATQFHPEKSAAHGLALYRNFLHWNP